A DNA window from Streptomyces bacillaris contains the following coding sequences:
- a CDS encoding TOMM precursor leader peptide-binding protein — translation MTTVTATTPLDQARVQLQGALAARHSRTASGSGLPAPYVVPLGAADTLGFGHPDPYADTRPAANVQLTSRAVLIGPWGGGPSDTACGQCLAMRWQRLRSRSEREALELGHEPRGAVHWPVLTEYAVDAVWAAYSAVLTGHRNTPDATPVTRVTNPDATPADRALPQVTRVDLVTLATATFPLLPEPLCPACVSEVPDTAEAARMALAATPKPAPDTYRVRTLDSYPLPTAALANPVCGALGSDTWINPASTTTAPVAGTHFVRGYAGLNDVTWSGQANRYATSRTLAHLEGLERYAGTHRRRGTSPVTDSYTTLAAQSGTRVLNPADCGFYAPETYASDHLVSPFDPDRAIPWVWGHSLRDDAPILVPARLAHYSAGVDADNFVFECSNGCATGGSLEEAILFGLLELVERDAFLLAWYGRARLAAIDLTTATTPAVRSMLDRAALHGYDVHAFDTRMDLAVPVVTALAVRRDGGHGTLSFSAAAGFDPAETVEAALSEVLTYIPHLPYQVAERRTELEEMERDFTKVLHLKDHAQLYGLPSMVRHAAEYLEPVAVLPLEEAFADWEPLRPRTGDLLDDLRCLRDQLTAAGYDVIAVDQTTPEQRRMGLHTVSTTVPGLLPLDFGWSRQRALRMPRLRTALRAAGRRADDLPEAEVKAVPHPFP, via the coding sequence ATGACGACGGTGACCGCCACAACTCCGCTGGACCAGGCGCGCGTCCAGCTCCAGGGCGCCCTGGCCGCCCGCCACTCCCGTACGGCCTCCGGCAGCGGCCTGCCCGCCCCGTACGTCGTGCCGCTCGGGGCCGCCGACACCCTCGGCTTCGGCCACCCGGACCCGTACGCCGACACCCGCCCGGCCGCCAACGTCCAGCTCACCTCCCGGGCCGTGCTGATCGGCCCCTGGGGCGGCGGGCCCTCGGACACCGCGTGCGGGCAGTGCCTGGCGATGCGGTGGCAGCGGCTGCGCAGCCGGTCGGAGCGGGAGGCGCTGGAACTGGGCCACGAGCCGCGGGGGGCGGTGCACTGGCCGGTGCTGACGGAGTACGCGGTGGACGCGGTGTGGGCGGCGTACAGCGCGGTGCTGACCGGCCACCGGAACACCCCGGACGCGACGCCGGTCACCCGGGTCACCAACCCCGACGCCACCCCCGCCGACCGGGCCCTCCCGCAGGTCACCCGTGTCGACCTGGTGACCCTCGCCACGGCCACCTTCCCGCTGCTCCCCGAACCCCTCTGCCCCGCCTGCGTCTCCGAGGTCCCCGACACGGCGGAGGCCGCCCGGATGGCGCTCGCCGCCACCCCCAAACCGGCCCCCGACACCTACCGCGTCCGGACCCTCGACTCCTACCCCCTGCCGACCGCTGCGCTCGCCAACCCCGTGTGCGGGGCGCTCGGTTCGGACACCTGGATCAACCCCGCCTCGACCACCACCGCACCGGTCGCCGGGACCCACTTCGTGCGCGGCTACGCGGGCCTCAACGACGTCACCTGGAGCGGCCAGGCCAACCGGTACGCCACCAGCCGCACCCTCGCCCACCTGGAGGGCCTGGAGCGGTACGCGGGCACCCACCGCAGGCGCGGCACCTCCCCGGTCACCGACAGCTACACCACCCTCGCCGCGCAGTCCGGCACCCGGGTCCTGAACCCCGCCGACTGCGGCTTCTACGCCCCCGAGACGTACGCCTCCGACCACCTGGTCAGCCCCTTCGACCCGGACCGGGCCATCCCCTGGGTCTGGGGCCACTCGCTGCGCGACGACGCCCCGATCCTGGTCCCGGCCCGGCTCGCCCACTACAGCGCCGGGGTCGACGCCGACAACTTCGTCTTCGAGTGCTCCAACGGCTGTGCCACCGGCGGGAGTCTGGAGGAGGCCATCCTCTTCGGCCTCCTCGAACTGGTCGAGCGGGACGCCTTCCTCCTCGCCTGGTACGGCCGCGCCCGCCTCGCCGCCATCGACCTCACCACGGCCACCACGCCCGCCGTCCGCTCGATGCTCGACCGGGCCGCCCTGCACGGCTACGACGTGCACGCCTTCGATACGCGGATGGACCTGGCCGTCCCTGTCGTCACCGCCCTCGCGGTCCGGCGCGACGGCGGCCACGGCACGCTCTCCTTCAGCGCGGCGGCGGGCTTCGACCCGGCCGAGACGGTGGAGGCGGCCCTGTCCGAGGTCCTCACCTACATCCCGCACCTGCCCTACCAGGTGGCCGAGCGCCGCACCGAACTGGAGGAGATGGAAAGGGACTTCACCAAGGTGCTGCACCTGAAGGACCACGCCCAGCTCTACGGGCTGCCGTCGATGGTCCGGCACGCGGCGGAGTACCTGGAGCCCGTCGCCGTACTCCCGCTGGAGGAGGCGTTCGCCGACTGGGAGCCGCTGCGCCCGCGCACCGGCGACCTGCTGGACGATCTGCGGTGTCTGCGCGACCAGTTGACGGCGGCCGGGTACGACGTCATCGCCGTCGACCAGACCACCCCCGAGCAGCGCCGGATGGGCCTGCACACCGTCTCCACCACCGTCCCGGGCCTGCTCCCGCTCGACTTCGGCTGGAGCAGACAGCGGGCGCTGCGCATGCCCCGGCTGCGGACCGCGCTGCGGGCGGCCGGGCGGCGGGCCGACGACCTGCCGGAGGCGGAGGTCAAGGCCGTCCCGCACCCGTTCCCATGA
- a CDS encoding thiazolylpeptide-type bacteriocin yields MAPKTELTTLADEILELESETFEISDYSDASEVVLAGSTSCSSTSTCSSTTSTTSCSA; encoded by the coding sequence ATGGCCCCCAAGACCGAGCTGACCACCCTCGCCGACGAGATCCTGGAGCTGGAGTCGGAGACCTTCGAGATCTCGGACTACTCCGACGCGTCCGAGGTCGTGCTGGCCGGTTCCACGTCCTGCTCCTCGACCTCCACCTGCTCCAGCACCACCAGCACCACCTCCTGCAGCGCCTGA